One window from the genome of Dyadobacter sp. CECT 9275 encodes:
- a CDS encoding glucuronyl esterase domain-containing protein: MVKYSKFRITSLLLILGLSGQLAAQSQISRRQQYLQESLRINEPKDHRHPISRRVTIQDSTWLDWLHRTNELPPDFSQMPSIPFLPDPLTTQRNGKSYAIKTVDEWNIRRQWIKRQFQHWVSGTVPPAPDNVKARTLSEKTEGSTKIQMIELTFGKDGQAKMTFELMIPAGTGPFPVYMTPWTHRNWAQLAVRRGYMACVYAGADSRDDTQAYQALYPAYDFTALMRRAWGASRVIDYLVTRRDVNSAQIAISGHSRNGKQALWAGAFDERIAAVVSSSCGTGGITPWRMSDPQHTNQTLDDITSNAAHWFHPRLRFFFGREDKLPIDQNLLIALIAPRNVLFQYSTAEQQLNPWANEQCYYSARKVFELMGVADRIALAPRMGEHAVAARDVEQCIDFLDTRFGRRNIPWQRNLFFDFRYTEWAAAHKRDSVDALNKKPLHLQVPATTASLKKQKDDILENIQWLLGTEPSGVKPDLVAVTEPSRVDWMDRITGRPVVKGTKTEYIGPYTAIGDHIAATIYYPTDSSGAKKLRSNGKIPVIIYLHQYAYAHGYAHGYSTERQGNSKLFQTMTDQGFAVMALDLFGFGTRMQEATYFYKRFPEWSKMGKIVSDTRACIDALETFEVIDKDRIFLLGNTLGGQAALLTAAMDQRVAGIATVAAFSPWRASDSRYESIRSLSDWHGLLPRLGWYAHRPQQVPVDYAEIISCITPRPLLVIAPEMDRYSNIKAVRSELALAKKVYHEHQAAENLRTYFPLEINRITLDMHARITDFFNEVSIK; the protein is encoded by the coding sequence ATGGTCAAGTATTCCAAATTCCGGATCACATCTTTACTGTTAATCCTTGGACTGAGTGGCCAGCTTGCCGCTCAGTCTCAAATAAGCCGCCGGCAGCAGTATTTGCAGGAAAGTTTGAGAATCAACGAACCCAAAGACCATCGGCATCCCATCAGCCGCAGGGTAACGATCCAGGATAGCACCTGGCTTGATTGGCTCCACAGAACCAACGAGTTGCCTCCTGATTTTTCCCAGATGCCCTCCATCCCGTTCCTGCCCGACCCGCTTACAACACAACGGAACGGCAAATCTTACGCAATCAAAACAGTGGATGAATGGAATATCCGGCGCCAGTGGATCAAAAGGCAGTTTCAGCACTGGGTATCCGGTACTGTACCTCCCGCCCCCGACAACGTTAAAGCCCGGACCCTGTCGGAGAAAACGGAAGGAAGTACTAAAATTCAGATGATAGAACTGACTTTCGGCAAAGACGGCCAGGCTAAAATGACATTTGAACTGATGATCCCTGCCGGTACCGGCCCATTCCCTGTTTACATGACTCCCTGGACACACCGCAATTGGGCTCAGCTTGCCGTCAGACGGGGTTACATGGCTTGTGTTTATGCAGGAGCCGATTCCAGGGATGATACCCAGGCTTATCAGGCGTTGTATCCCGCCTATGATTTTACCGCGCTGATGCGGAGGGCATGGGGTGCATCCCGGGTGATTGATTACCTGGTCACGCGCCGGGATGTCAATAGCGCTCAGATCGCCATCAGCGGGCATTCCAGAAATGGCAAGCAGGCTTTGTGGGCAGGAGCATTTGACGAACGTATTGCTGCCGTTGTATCCAGCAGTTGCGGAACCGGCGGGATTACCCCCTGGCGGATGAGCGACCCCCAGCATACCAATCAGACGCTGGACGACATCACCTCCAACGCTGCACACTGGTTCCACCCAAGACTACGCTTCTTTTTTGGCAGGGAAGATAAGCTTCCCATTGATCAGAACCTGCTGATCGCCCTGATTGCGCCCCGGAACGTTCTTTTTCAGTATTCAACGGCTGAGCAGCAGCTCAATCCGTGGGCCAATGAACAATGTTATTATTCTGCACGTAAGGTTTTTGAGCTAATGGGTGTGGCTGACCGCATTGCCCTCGCACCACGCATGGGTGAACATGCGGTTGCCGCCCGGGATGTGGAACAATGTATCGACTTTCTGGATACGCGCTTTGGACGCAGAAATATTCCATGGCAGAGAAACCTTTTTTTCGATTTCCGTTACACAGAATGGGCAGCCGCGCACAAACGCGATTCGGTGGATGCTTTAAACAAAAAACCGTTACACTTACAGGTACCGGCAACGACGGCCTCTTTGAAAAAACAAAAAGATGATATTCTGGAAAACATTCAATGGCTGCTGGGTACCGAACCCTCAGGCGTGAAACCAGACCTTGTTGCAGTTACGGAACCTTCCAGGGTTGACTGGATGGACCGCATCACCGGAAGGCCCGTCGTGAAAGGTACCAAAACCGAATACATAGGCCCCTATACTGCTATTGGCGATCATATAGCCGCAACGATCTATTATCCTACAGACTCATCCGGGGCAAAGAAACTGAGGTCCAACGGAAAGATACCCGTGATCATTTATTTACATCAATACGCCTACGCGCATGGGTATGCCCATGGATACAGTACAGAGAGACAAGGCAATAGTAAATTGTTCCAGACGATGACCGACCAGGGTTTTGCTGTTATGGCACTCGATCTGTTTGGCTTCGGGACCAGAATGCAGGAGGCAACCTATTTCTACAAACGTTTTCCCGAATGGTCAAAAATGGGAAAAATTGTGAGTGATACCAGAGCATGCATAGACGCCCTTGAGACCTTTGAGGTCATAGACAAAGACCGCATATTTTTGCTGGGCAATACGCTGGGCGGACAAGCCGCCCTGCTCACGGCTGCCATGGATCAACGCGTAGCCGGAATCGCAACGGTGGCCGCCTTTTCACCCTGGCGGGCTTCCGATAGCCGTTATGAGAGTATCCGTAGCCTTTCGGATTGGCATGGACTGCTCCCCCGGCTCGGTTGGTATGCCCACCGGCCCCAGCAGGTTCCGGTTGATTATGCAGAGATCATCTCCTGCATCACTCCCCGTCCGTTGCTTGTCATCGCTCCTGAAATGGATAGATATAGCAATATCAAAGCTGTCAGAAGCGAGCTCGCTCTGGCAAAGAAAGTATATCACGAACACCAGGCAGCCGAAAATCTCAGAACCTATTTCCCGTTGGAGATCAACCGGATCACGCTGGATATGCATGCCCGCATTACTGACTTTTTTAACGAAGTATCTATCAAATGA
- a CDS encoding helix-turn-helix transcriptional regulator, which yields MKNYLKVERAKQNITQAELAAKVGVSRQTINSIEIGKFTPSTTLALKLAFVFDSTVNEIFILEETDWQ from the coding sequence ATGAAAAACTACCTCAAAGTGGAGCGGGCCAAACAAAATATTACACAGGCAGAGCTGGCGGCCAAGGTCGGTGTGTCAAGGCAGACGATTAATTCGATTGAGATCGGGAAATTTACGCCTTCCACAACACTTGCTTTAAAGCTTGCTTTTGTGTTTGATTCGACGGTAAACGAGATTTTTATTCTTGAGGAAACCGATTGGCAGTAG
- a CDS encoding alpha/beta hydrolase, whose translation MKQSKTIVFIHGLFVNNKSWAAWKTYFEAQGYTVHTPANPGHDGVPSDLRANIHPDLTKTGFEDVVMNIVKLIDTLPEKPIVVGHSLAGLVVLKLIEMGKAVAGINIDGAPPKNVLAPFSTIKIVYPVVDFFKGQSPFLGSRNWYKRAFFNNMSEAEAAVAYEEAAVPESRKIARETLLKSFANVDFSKPHQPLLFITGEQDNIFSPALTKKITSRYKDKNSIVDYKEFKGRSHYIAGQKGWEEVADYVINWIENVGKRVG comes from the coding sequence ATGAAACAGTCAAAAACCATCGTTTTTATCCACGGCCTGTTTGTAAATAATAAAAGCTGGGCAGCATGGAAAACTTATTTCGAAGCACAGGGCTATACGGTACATACACCGGCCAATCCGGGGCATGATGGCGTTCCATCGGATTTAAGAGCCAATATCCATCCCGATTTAACCAAAACCGGTTTTGAAGATGTTGTAATGAATATTGTTAAACTGATTGATACTTTACCTGAAAAGCCAATTGTGGTGGGTCATTCTCTGGCAGGGCTGGTCGTGTTGAAACTGATCGAAATGGGCAAAGCGGTAGCCGGGATCAATATAGATGGCGCTCCTCCTAAAAATGTACTTGCTCCATTCTCGACCATAAAAATTGTATATCCGGTTGTGGATTTCTTTAAAGGACAATCGCCTTTTTTGGGAAGCAGGAATTGGTACAAAAGAGCATTTTTTAATAATATGAGTGAGGCCGAAGCGGCAGTGGCTTATGAAGAAGCAGCCGTCCCTGAAAGCAGAAAAATAGCAAGGGAGACTTTATTGAAATCATTCGCTAACGTGGATTTCAGTAAACCGCATCAGCCCTTGCTGTTCATCACCGGAGAACAAGACAACATATTTTCTCCTGCGCTGACCAAAAAGATAACCAGCCGTTATAAAGACAAAAACAGTATAGTTGATTATAAAGAGTTCAAAGGCAGAAGCCATTACATAGCCGGTCAGAAGGGTTGGGAGGAAGTAGCGGATTATGTGATAAACTGGATTGAAAATGTGGGAAAACGGGTGGGTTAA